In one window of Bacteroidota bacterium DNA:
- a CDS encoding T9SS type A sorting domain-containing protein, giving the protein MTLVATVSAGQRHWVGSGSGNGRFWDRAANWSVTQGGAGGAGVPTAADDAFNDGGGALQVNTNAVCLSFTQSSALGTKDFINNATLTVGAGGLTLLGGQLGSTTSGNVVTVAGNWTENGVTFSPGTMLVVFNGTVNQTVTSSSTFGDLTVNSSGGVTLASNATVDGVLTLTAGVVSTGANSLIVSPTGSVARTGGWVNGNFRLPVPTGATSLTYHVGDASNYSPVALAFGNVTTAGSLTGKATAGDHPNLGTSAIDGSKSVNRYYTLANSGVVFTTYSATFNFVAGDVDAGASTANFIVGKYNSPNWTLPTVGTKTATSTQVTGLTAFSDFAIGDIKSLTITASAGANGTITPSGAVSVVFGASQGFSIAANTNYYISDVVVDGVSQGGVTSYNFPSVSVNHTISASFLADSVVVAATAGAGGTISPSGNVKLASHANQSFTITPDAHYHISDVLVDGVSVGAVTNYSFTNLIVDHTISASFGIDTDTITASAGANGSVSPSGATVVNYGSDTTFTFTPALGYHVADVLVDGGSIGAVSSHTFTNVIANHTISATFAIDTFTITASAGANGSISPALAVVNYGSDTTFTITPDAHYHVADVLVDGSSIGAVSSHSFTGVTANHTISATFAIDTDTITATAGANGSISPSGATIVNYGADTTFTITPALGYHTLDVLVDGVTVGVVPTYTFTGVVANHTISASFAINTYSLVSTAGAHGTISPSGKVTVNYGDNQPYTLTPDTGYHVAEILVDGVSAGAATSFTLTNVTANHTVDASFAIDTLTITATAGAHGTITPSGAVLVTYGGSQSFTVTPDAGYHVADVLVDGGSVGPAGSYDFNGVTANRTIDASFAINQFSVVALADSHGAISPSGKVFVDSGASQPFTITPDVGYYITDVHVDTVSVGAVPVYKLANVVANHTIQASFAIQTFALKAIAGAHGTISPPGTSIVNYGSDNTFTITPDTGYAVGDVRVDSVSVGAVPTYTFTGVTAPHVIEATFVLQAFTLNAVAGSHGSISPSGSVPVGFGADQSFTITPDTGYLIADVHVDSVSVGAVPKYTFTHITANHTIEASFVIQTFVITATAGPNGSVSPSGGVVVEYGADTSITISPDAHYHVDSVVVDGVSIGAVAKYTFAHVTGGHTLNATFAIDQIAITATSGGNGTVSPSGVVLVNYGSDQTFTITPDIGYFISDVHVDSVSVGAVPKYTFTNVTAAHVIEATFAIQTFTVNAGAGANGSISPSGAVSVNYGGSQSFTITPDTGYFITDVQVDSVSVGAVPKYTFTNVTANHTIEASFALHSFTVFASAGPHGSIAPSGAVPASFGGTLVFNITPDSAYFVSDVHVDSVSVGAVSKYTFTNIAADHTIEAFFDTHPLPILTTMTPQNVYRGETVNLVLTGANYQSGVSTLNVGSGITLNSFSVFTSDTIFANITVGAATAPGTRPFSVTNSPPGGGTSSPILLFIHNHAPSDFSLAEPLNGDTIKLKSPAVPIEFKWHPSSDPDVPDTLRYNVWLVTPVGDSIGVTTDTSLSSADLMSQLAPHTVYTWRVYVTDGFDTVLSSETFTFTTSDSVTAVAEQGKRVPKEFALHQNYPNPFNPSTTVEFDLPHRSVVTLAVYNLLGQMVATLVDHRSMDIGYLSVKWDASSIPSGVYLYRMSAEGADGKSFVQVKKMMLMR; this is encoded by the coding sequence TTGACCCTTGTTGCCACCGTATCGGCTGGACAAAGACACTGGGTCGGTTCCGGTTCCGGAAACGGCCGGTTCTGGGACAGGGCAGCCAACTGGAGTGTCACGCAGGGTGGAGCCGGGGGTGCCGGGGTACCGACGGCCGCAGACGATGCCTTTAACGACGGGGGCGGCGCGCTTCAGGTCAACACGAACGCGGTCTGCCTTTCGTTTACGCAGTCGAGTGCCCTGGGCACAAAAGACTTTATCAATAATGCGACGCTCACCGTCGGGGCGGGGGGACTGACGCTTCTCGGCGGTCAGCTCGGCAGCACCACATCGGGTAACGTCGTCACCGTTGCGGGCAACTGGACCGAAAACGGGGTCACCTTCTCTCCCGGGACCATGCTGGTTGTGTTCAATGGGACAGTCAACCAGACCGTCACTTCGAGCTCGACGTTTGGCGATCTTACGGTAAATAGTTCCGGCGGTGTAACCCTTGCCTCCAATGCGACCGTAGACGGAGTTCTCACACTCACAGCCGGCGTGGTTTCGACGGGAGCAAATTCCCTGATCGTCAGCCCGACCGGGTCGGTTGCACGTACGGGTGGCTGGGTCAACGGAAACTTCCGGTTGCCCGTGCCAACGGGGGCTACGTCTCTGACGTACCATGTCGGGGATGCCTCCAATTATTCGCCTGTTGCGCTCGCCTTCGGAAATGTGACCACAGCGGGCAGTCTTACGGGAAAAGCAACGGCAGGAGATCATCCCAATCTGGGCACCTCGGCGATCGACGGATCGAAGAGCGTCAACCGGTACTACACGCTCGCCAATAGCGGCGTCGTTTTTACGACCTACAGCGCAACATTTAATTTTGTCGCCGGCGATGTTGACGCCGGAGCGAGTACGGCCAATTTTATTGTCGGCAAGTACAACTCGCCAAACTGGACGTTGCCCACCGTGGGGACGAAGACGGCGACGAGCACCCAGGTGACCGGATTGACGGCATTCAGCGACTTCGCGATCGGCGACATCAAGTCGCTGACCATTACCGCGTCGGCCGGTGCGAACGGGACGATCACCCCTTCGGGCGCCGTGTCCGTCGTCTTCGGCGCAAGCCAGGGCTTCTCGATTGCGGCGAACACAAACTACTATATTTCGGATGTCGTCGTGGACGGCGTCTCGCAGGGCGGGGTCACGAGCTATAACTTCCCGAGCGTCTCCGTCAACCACACCATCTCCGCAAGCTTCCTGGCCGACAGCGTGGTGGTCGCCGCGACGGCGGGAGCGGGCGGAACGATCTCGCCCTCCGGGAACGTCAAACTGGCTTCCCACGCGAACCAGTCGTTCACGATCACCCCTGACGCCCATTATCATATCTCGGACGTCCTGGTGGACGGGGTGTCGGTCGGAGCAGTGACCAACTACAGTTTCACGAACCTGATCGTGGATCACACAATCTCCGCGTCGTTTGGCATCGATACCGACACGATCACGGCGTCGGCCGGAGCCAACGGGTCGGTCTCTCCCTCCGGCGCGACCGTCGTGAACTACGGCTCCGACACCACATTCACGTTTACGCCGGCACTCGGCTACCACGTGGCGGATGTGCTGGTCGACGGGGGCTCGATCGGGGCCGTCTCGAGCCATACGTTCACGAATGTGATCGCCAATCACACCATTTCCGCGACCTTTGCGATCGACACATTTACGATTACCGCGTCGGCCGGCGCGAACGGTTCGATCTCGCCCGCCCTGGCCGTGGTGAATTACGGATCCGACACCACCTTTACGATCACTCCGGACGCGCACTACCATGTGGCGGATGTGCTCGTTGACGGCAGCTCGATCGGCGCCGTCTCAAGCCATTCGTTTACGGGCGTCACCGCGAATCACACCATCTCGGCGACGTTTGCGATCGACACCGACACGATCACCGCCACGGCGGGAGCAAACGGATCGATCAGTCCGTCGGGCGCGACAATTGTGAATTATGGCGCTGATACGACCTTTACAATCACCCCCGCGCTCGGATATCACACGCTGGACGTCCTCGTCGACGGTGTGACGGTCGGGGTGGTTCCGACCTACACCTTCACCGGGGTCGTCGCGAATCATACGATCAGCGCGAGTTTTGCCATCAATACGTACAGCCTGGTATCGACGGCCGGCGCCCACGGGACCATTTCTCCCTCGGGGAAAGTGACCGTGAACTACGGGGATAACCAGCCCTACACGCTCACGCCGGATACCGGTTATCACGTCGCCGAAATCCTTGTGGACGGCGTTTCCGCCGGAGCGGCCACGAGCTTTACTCTCACGAACGTCACCGCGAATCATACGGTCGATGCGAGTTTCGCGATCGACACGCTGACCATCACCGCGACAGCCGGCGCTCATGGAACGATCACTCCCTCGGGCGCGGTCCTGGTGACGTACGGCGGAAGCCAGTCCTTCACCGTGACTCCGGACGCGGGTTATCATGTGGCCGACGTCCTGGTGGACGGTGGATCGGTGGGACCCGCGGGGAGCTACGACTTTAACGGCGTGACGGCGAACCGGACGATTGACGCGTCGTTTGCAATCAACCAGTTCAGCGTCGTCGCGCTCGCCGACAGCCACGGCGCGATCTCGCCTTCGGGGAAAGTCTTCGTGGATTCGGGGGCGAGTCAGCCCTTTACGATTACCCCCGACGTGGGATACTATATCACGGATGTCCATGTCGATACGGTCTCGGTGGGCGCGGTGCCGGTGTACAAGCTGGCCAACGTCGTCGCGAACCATACGATCCAGGCAAGTTTCGCGATCCAGACGTTTGCCTTGAAGGCGATCGCCGGCGCGCACGGCACGATCTCGCCGCCGGGCACGTCCATCGTAAACTATGGATCGGACAACACGTTCACCATCACGCCCGATACCGGTTATGCGGTCGGTGACGTTCGTGTCGACAGCGTGTCGGTGGGCGCGGTTCCAACCTATACATTCACCGGCGTGACGGCGCCGCACGTCATCGAAGCCACATTTGTCCTGCAGGCATTCACTCTGAACGCGGTTGCGGGATCTCACGGTTCGATCTCTCCCTCGGGCTCCGTCCCGGTCGGCTTCGGGGCCGATCAGAGCTTCACGATCACGCCCGACACGGGATACCTGATTGCCGATGTTCATGTCGACAGCGTCTCGGTGGGTGCCGTTCCGAAGTACACGTTTACGCACATCACCGCGAATCACACGATCGAGGCCAGCTTCGTCATTCAGACGTTCGTCATTACCGCGACCGCAGGCCCGAACGGGAGCGTCTCCCCGTCGGGCGGTGTCGTCGTAGAATACGGGGCGGATACGAGTATCACGATTTCGCCGGATGCGCACTACCATGTCGATAGCGTGGTGGTGGACGGGGTGTCCATCGGAGCGGTCGCCAAGTATACGTTCGCCCATGTGACCGGCGGCCATACGCTGAATGCCACCTTTGCGATCGACCAGATTGCGATTACTGCGACATCCGGCGGCAACGGAACGGTGTCTCCTTCGGGCGTCGTCCTGGTGAACTACGGGTCCGATCAGACCTTTACGATCACGCCCGATATCGGATACTTCATCTCCGACGTTCACGTCGACAGCGTCTCGGTCGGCGCGGTGCCGAAGTACACCTTTACGAACGTGACGGCGGCCCACGTCATTGAGGCGACCTTCGCCATCCAGACCTTTACCGTGAACGCCGGCGCGGGGGCCAACGGATCGATTTCGCCCTCAGGGGCGGTATCGGTCAACTATGGCGGCAGCCAGAGCTTCACGATCACCCCGGACACCGGGTACTTCATCACCGACGTCCAGGTCGACAGCGTCTCAGTCGGCGCGGTGCCGAAGTACACCTTCACAAACGTCACAGCGAACCACACGATCGAGGCGAGCTTCGCGCTCCATTCATTCACCGTCTTTGCGAGCGCGGGCCCCCACGGATCGATCGCTCCCTCGGGTGCGGTGCCGGCTTCGTTCGGAGGGACGCTCGTCTTCAACATCACGCCCGATTCGGCCTACTTCGTTTCCGACGTCCATGTCGACAGCGTATCGGTGGGGGCGGTGAGCAAGTACACGTTCACCAATATCGCTGCCGACCACACGATCGAGGCGTTCTTCGATACGCACCCGCTGCCGATACTCACGACCATGACGCCCCAGAATGTGTACAGGGGTGAGACTGTGAATCTGGTCCTGACAGGTGCGAATTACCAGAGCGGAGTCAGCACTCTGAACGTCGGTTCGGGGATAACGCTCAATTCCTTCAGCGTGTTCACATCTGATACGATCTTCGCGAATATAACAGTTGGAGCGGCGACAGCGCCCGGAACCCGGCCGTTCTCGGTGACGAACAGCCCGCCGGGTGGCGGTACTTCCAGTCCCATTTTGCTCTTTATTCACAATCACGCGCCGAGCGATTTTAGCCTGGCCGAGCCGCTCAATGGCGACACCATTAAGTTAAAGTCTCCTGCGGTGCCGATCGAATTCAAGTGGCATCCGTCAAGTGATCCGGATGTGCCGGACACGCTGAGGTACAACGTGTGGCTGGTGACGCCGGTCGGAGATTCGATCGGGGTGACAACGGATACCTCGCTGTCGAGTGCGGATCTGATGAGTCAGCTGGCGCCTCACACCGTCTACACCTGGAGGGTGTACGTAACGGACGGATTTGATACGGTGTTGTCGTCCGAAACGTTCACGTTCACGACCTCCGATTCGGTGACGGCCGTTGCGGAGCAGGGGAAACGCGTCCCGAAGGAGTTTGCCCTGCACCAGAACTATCCGAATCCGTTCAATCCGAGCACGACGGTCGAGTTCGACCTGCCGCACCGATCGGTCGTCACGCTGGCTGTGTATAACCTGCTCGGCCAGATGGTCGCCACGCTCGTCGATCACCGGTCGATGGATATCGGATATCTGTCGGTGAAATGGGACGCGTCGAGCATCCCGTCAGGGGTGTACCTCTACCGGATGTCGGCGGAGGGAGCGGACGGGAAGAGCTTCGTGCAGGTGAAGAAGATGATGCTGATGCGGTAG
- a CDS encoding aspartate aminotransferase family protein yields MKSLEREAAYFFHTYKRIPLEIDRGEGVYLFTKDGKRYLDMFGGLAVNALGYGHQGVLEAISKQAGRYIHLSNYYLQEPQLKLAELLVKHSGYSRVFFGNSGTEAIEGAIKIARKWGSKQGKTDIISFTNAFHGRTMGALSMMDRPKYREGYEPFLENFRIVEFNDAPALRASVDSKTAAVALEFIQGEGGVCPVSQEFAGEIRELQKRFGFLLIADEIQCGIGRTGKLFGFQHYPVSPDIVVLAKPLGGGLPLAAILGGNAVAGVLEPGVHGTTFGGNPVACAAGIVVLEEVLARGVMDNAAAMGKILNARLLELKREFPAIVKEVRGYGLMVGMELAREGETIVGELRDRGILLNCTNQNVLRFLPPLTIGEDHIDETVRKLREIFQSS; encoded by the coding sequence ATGAAATCTCTCGAGCGCGAAGCCGCTTATTTCTTTCACACGTACAAGAGGATTCCCCTCGAAATCGATCGCGGAGAGGGGGTTTACCTCTTCACGAAGGATGGGAAACGATATCTCGACATGTTCGGGGGCCTGGCCGTCAACGCGCTCGGTTACGGACATCAGGGGGTGCTTGAAGCCATCTCGAAGCAGGCGGGCCGGTACATCCATCTCTCCAATTACTACCTGCAGGAGCCCCAGTTGAAGCTGGCGGAGCTGCTCGTGAAACACTCGGGGTATTCCAGGGTCTTCTTCGGGAACAGCGGCACCGAGGCGATCGAAGGAGCGATCAAGATCGCCCGAAAGTGGGGCTCCAAACAGGGGAAGACGGATATCATTTCCTTCACGAACGCGTTTCATGGGAGGACCATGGGGGCGCTCTCGATGATGGACCGCCCCAAATACCGGGAGGGCTATGAGCCCTTCCTCGAGAACTTTCGCATTGTTGAGTTCAACGATGCGCCGGCTCTCCGCGCCTCCGTCGATTCGAAGACGGCGGCGGTGGCCCTCGAGTTCATTCAGGGCGAGGGGGGCGTCTGTCCGGTGTCGCAGGAATTCGCCGGAGAGATCCGGGAGCTGCAGAAGCGTTTCGGTTTTCTCCTGATCGCCGACGAGATCCAGTGCGGGATCGGCCGGACCGGAAAGTTGTTCGGCTTCCAGCACTACCCGGTCTCGCCGGACATCGTGGTGCTGGCGAAGCCGCTCGGGGGCGGCCTTCCCCTCGCGGCGATTCTCGGAGGAAACGCGGTGGCCGGGGTCCTGGAGCCCGGCGTCCACGGCACGACCTTCGGGGGCAATCCCGTCGCCTGCGCTGCCGGGATCGTGGTTCTCGAGGAGGTCCTCGCGCGCGGGGTCATGGACAATGCGGCGGCCATGGGGAAGATCCTGAACGCACGCTTGCTGGAGTTGAAACGGGAGTTCCCCGCGATCGTCAAGGAAGTGAGAGGATACGGATTGATGGTCGGGATGGAGCTGGCCCGCGAGGGAGAAACGATCGTCGGCGAGTTGCGCGACCGCGGTATTCTGCTCAACTGCACCAATCAAAACGTGCTCAGGTTCCTTCCGCCCCTGACCATCGGGGAGGATCACATCGACGAGACGGTCCGGAAGCTGCGGGAGATATTTCAATCCTCCTAG
- the argC gene encoding N-acetyl-gamma-glutamyl-phosphate reductase, producing MITAAIIGASGYSGAELLRLLSGRPDVQVKKVTAHTFAGKKVEELYPVFSGRVGLEYETFSNHLDGVEIAFVSLPSGEAMKIVPQLVSSVGHIIDLSGDFRLQSASLYETYYHQPHSAPSMLGQAVYGLPELFFSSIKSARFVANPGCYATSVILALAPALRHAAVAPDGIVVNSLSGITGAGRTSSTELSFSEINENVRAYKIGTHQHTPEIQSILEQATGKPVSLSFVPHLVPLNRGIYTTIHARLSSPMSESALIELYESYYADAPFVRIKRRIPQIKDVLYTNYCDIGLAVDRRTNDLIIISVIDNLVKGAAGQAVQNMNIMFGIPQEQGLHF from the coding sequence ATGATCACAGCCGCCATCATCGGTGCCTCGGGATATTCCGGCGCGGAGTTGCTCCGCCTGCTGTCGGGCCGGCCCGACGTACAGGTTAAGAAAGTCACGGCGCACACGTTCGCCGGAAAAAAGGTCGAAGAACTCTACCCGGTCTTCTCCGGAAGGGTGGGGCTGGAGTACGAGACGTTTTCGAATCATCTTGACGGTGTCGAGATCGCCTTCGTCTCCCTGCCGTCGGGCGAGGCGATGAAGATCGTCCCCCAGCTTGTCTCCTCGGTCGGGCATATCATCGACCTGAGCGGCGATTTCCGCCTGCAATCGGCGTCCCTCTACGAAACATACTATCATCAACCGCACTCCGCGCCTTCGATGCTCGGCCAGGCGGTCTACGGCCTCCCCGAACTATTCTTTTCGTCGATCAAATCGGCCCGGTTCGTCGCAAACCCGGGGTGCTACGCGACGAGCGTCATCCTTGCTCTCGCGCCCGCCCTCCGGCACGCGGCCGTCGCACCGGACGGGATTGTCGTGAATTCCCTTTCGGGGATTACCGGCGCGGGGCGAACCTCCTCGACCGAATTGAGTTTCTCCGAGATCAACGAGAACGTGCGGGCCTACAAGATCGGCACGCACCAACACACCCCGGAAATTCAGTCGATCCTCGAACAGGCCACGGGGAAGCCCGTGTCGCTCTCGTTCGTTCCCCATCTTGTTCCCCTCAACAGGGGAATCTACACCACCATCCACGCCCGGTTGAGCTCGCCGATGAGCGAATCCGCGCTCATCGAGCTCTACGAATCGTATTACGCGGACGCGCCGTTCGTCCGGATCAAACGCCGGATCCCCCAGATCAAGGACGTGCTCTATACGAACTATTGCGATATCGGGTTGGCGGTCGACCGCCGGACGAACGATCTCATCATCATCTCGGTCATCGACAACCTCGTGAAAGGCGCCGCCGGGCAGGCGGTCCAGAATATGAACATCATGTTCGGAATTCCACAGGAACAGGGCTTACATTTCTAA
- the argJ gene encoding bifunctional glutamate N-acetyltransferase/amino-acid acetyltransferase ArgJ: protein MHNECPCGITGPKGFYAAGVHSGIKKVKKDLALVFSTEPARVAGIFTTNRVPAAPVLVDKLQLGISSSFRAILINSGNANACTGERGLNDAWSMVSTTASALGIHRSEVLVSSTGVIGQYLPMEQITTGIAEAASMLDAGAHTSAAEAIMTTDKFPKELAVRVVLDGVDVTIGGMAKGSGMIAPNMATMLAFITTDAAISSELLQASLKDAADRSFNRISVDGDTSTNDMVLMLANGVAGNRELNDPADPRYAAFYEALEYLLVRLSKMIVVDGEGATKFIEIEVSGAATEQAAVQAARAIANSNLVKTAINGEDANWGRILAAVGYSGIEFDPAGVEIYFGDVPILRKDYLIDFSEEAAKRVLMEREIKISVHLHQGAASASFWTCDLSKDYVAINANYRT, encoded by the coding sequence ATGCACAACGAGTGTCCATGCGGCATCACCGGCCCGAAGGGCTTTTACGCGGCCGGAGTCCACAGTGGAATCAAGAAAGTAAAAAAGGATCTCGCGCTCGTTTTTTCGACCGAGCCCGCCCGCGTCGCAGGGATTTTCACGACCAACAGGGTTCCCGCGGCTCCGGTTCTGGTCGACAAGCTGCAATTGGGGATTTCGAGCTCCTTCCGCGCCATCCTGATCAACAGCGGAAACGCGAACGCGTGCACCGGAGAACGCGGGCTGAACGACGCGTGGTCGATGGTGAGCACGACCGCCTCCGCCCTGGGGATACACCGGAGCGAGGTGCTAGTTTCATCGACCGGGGTCATCGGGCAATACCTCCCGATGGAACAGATCACAACCGGGATCGCGGAAGCGGCCTCGATGCTCGACGCGGGGGCCCACACCTCCGCCGCCGAGGCGATCATGACGACGGACAAGTTTCCCAAAGAGCTCGCGGTACGGGTGGTCCTTGACGGCGTCGACGTGACCATCGGAGGGATGGCGAAGGGTTCGGGGATGATCGCCCCGAACATGGCGACGATGCTGGCGTTCATCACGACCGACGCGGCAATTTCGAGCGAGCTGCTCCAGGCGTCCCTGAAGGATGCCGCCGACCGGTCGTTCAACCGGATATCGGTCGACGGGGACACCAGCACGAACGACATGGTGCTGATGCTCGCCAACGGCGTCGCGGGAAACAGGGAGCTGAACGATCCCGCCGACCCCCGCTACGCGGCTTTCTACGAAGCGCTGGAGTACCTGCTCGTTCGCCTCTCCAAGATGATCGTCGTCGACGGCGAGGGGGCGACCAAGTTCATCGAGATCGAGGTCAGCGGCGCCGCCACGGAACAGGCCGCCGTCCAGGCGGCCCGGGCGATCGCAAATTCCAACCTCGTCAAGACGGCGATCAACGGGGAGGACGCGAACTGGGGAAGAATCCTCGCCGCGGTGGGTTACTCGGGGATCGAGTTCGATCCCGCCGGAGTCGAGATTTATTTCGGGGACGTCCCGATTCTCCGAAAAGACTACCTGATCGATTTCTCGGAAGAGGCGGCCAAGCGCGTTCTCATGGAGCGAGAGATCAAGATCTCCGTCCATCTCCACCAGGGCGCCGCCTCGGCGTCCTTCTGGACCTGCGACCTCTCGAAGGATTATGTGGCGATCAATGCGAACTACAGGACCTGA
- the argB gene encoding acetylglutamate kinase, whose translation MRSIKEKTEVLIEALPYIRRYEGSVFVIKYGGAAMIDEGLEETFSQDVTILKKVGIKIVIVHGGGKDVTEIADKLGLPSRFIDGQRYTDEAMMGVVQMVLAGKTNKDIVARINRHDGEAVGLCGIDADLIRVRKASNGQHDLGLVGEIVGVNAAHLKLLLDNGIMPVIAPIGVDEKGQAHNINADVAASGIAAALKAEKLVFLSDVEGVMAQGELVNSMNRDQAHGYIRDGVISNGMIPKIRSAFTALEAGVKKVHLIDGRVVHSLLLEIFTDAGVGTELLAL comes from the coding sequence ATGCGCTCCATCAAGGAAAAAACCGAAGTCCTCATCGAAGCTCTTCCGTACATCCGCCGGTACGAGGGGTCGGTCTTCGTCATCAAGTACGGCGGCGCCGCGATGATCGACGAGGGGCTGGAGGAAACGTTTTCACAGGATGTGACGATCCTGAAAAAGGTGGGCATCAAGATCGTGATCGTCCACGGAGGCGGCAAGGATGTCACCGAGATCGCCGACAAACTCGGACTCCCGTCGCGTTTTATCGACGGCCAGCGGTACACCGATGAAGCGATGATGGGGGTCGTCCAGATGGTGCTGGCGGGCAAAACCAACAAGGATATCGTCGCCCGCATCAATCGCCACGACGGCGAGGCTGTGGGGCTCTGCGGCATCGACGCGGATCTCATCAGGGTCAGGAAGGCCTCGAACGGGCAGCACGATCTCGGCCTCGTCGGCGAGATTGTCGGGGTGAACGCGGCGCACCTGAAACTTCTCCTCGACAACGGCATCATGCCGGTGATCGCGCCGATCGGAGTCGACGAGAAGGGACAGGCCCACAATATCAACGCCGACGTTGCGGCTTCCGGGATCGCGGCCGCGCTCAAAGCCGAGAAGCTCGTCTTCCTGAGCGATGTGGAAGGGGTGATGGCGCAGGGAGAGCTCGTTAACAGCATGAACCGGGACCAGGCCCACGGATACATCCGCGACGGGGTCATCAGCAACGGAATGATCCCCAAAATCCGCTCCGCCTTTACGGCGCTCGAGGCGGGCGTGAAAAAGGTTCATCTCATCGACGGCCGGGTCGTCCATTCGCTCCTTCTGGAAATCTTCACCGACGCCGGCGTCGGAACAGAATTGCTCGCATTGTAG
- a CDS encoding arginine repressor: MAKAARHFAIREILSSRQIASQDALRLELKKKGFAVTQATLSRDLQELGVGRVSSGEGAHYVLQPEAEVQILGPVVGAQVLSMRANESVIVVRTLPGCANAVGEYLDAQNPGDIIGTIAGDNTLLVIPQSQNRTKNVMEFLRNKLIEGRQ, translated from the coding sequence ATGGCCAAAGCAGCAAGACATTTCGCGATCAGGGAAATCCTGAGCTCCAGGCAAATCGCCAGCCAGGACGCCCTGCGCCTCGAACTGAAGAAAAAGGGATTCGCGGTCACGCAGGCGACGCTCTCCCGGGATTTGCAGGAACTCGGCGTGGGGCGCGTCTCCTCCGGCGAGGGAGCTCACTACGTGCTTCAGCCCGAGGCGGAGGTCCAGATCCTGGGCCCCGTGGTCGGCGCCCAGGTGCTTTCGATGCGGGCAAACGAAAGCGTGATCGTCGTCCGGACGCTTCCGGGGTGCGCGAATGCGGTCGGGGAATACCTCGACGCCCAGAACCCCGGCGACATCATCGGAACCATCGCGGGGGACAACACGCTCCTCGTCATTCCGCAATCCCAAAACCGGACGAAAAACGTCATGGAATTTCTGCGCAACAAACTGATAGAAGGAAGGCAATGA